In the Mesoplodon densirostris isolate mMesDen1 chromosome 6, mMesDen1 primary haplotype, whole genome shotgun sequence genome, GAAATTGAGGAGAAAATTAACATAATTCAAGATATAAAACCATTACAATATTAAAAATTCCCAAATGTCAAACAAACATAAGTACCCTtgacctgtaaaatggaagatgccaaagaagggaaaaaaagaaacaataaagaaaatgtagaaaataaagcataaaataagatggcagaaatcaataacagtagaataattaaataaatcaaggtaaatgttatcataagatttttaaatttcaaaaaaaaaaccccatcaaaCAAAACATATTGAAAATAAAGTAATAGAGAAAATTTAGAGAGCAAATATGAACGCAAAGAAGACCTGTTAGGTAGTTAGTCAGACATTAACAGCAAGGAGGTGACAGTGGTgagaaagacaagaagaagaaattgagTCACACGCAGCCATCTGGGGACTCTCCCTTGACTCCACCCAGAACGGGAGAAACTATGGTCGGGTGGTGGGCAGCTTATCCTGATAAAGAGAGGCACAGTAACACAAGGGGACTTCTCCAGGCTGTGCATGCCCAGATGCCCAGACCAGACAGGCGTATAACCTACAGTAAATCCAAACTCATTATACATTAATTACAATAAATTACATgtggttttgcccctccccccacccagtagGCATTTTTGGGGATTCAAGGATGAGAGCATGCACAGCAGAAAACTTGTTACATAGCTCAGGACTGTTAATCAAATAATGATCCTTGTCACTCACCCCCACCTCTCTGCAAAATGCTCCTTAAAAGCGCTCTTAAGCCTTTATAGGAATGCTGCTTTCAATTTGCAGAAGGAGTACACCCATCccatccacccccccccccccccaccgagaGTGTACCTTTGCTTCGATATATTTTGCTTTGGGTTTGCTTCACTTCACTGAAATAGCTTGTTCTCAGAAACAGCCTGctcattctctccttctctctctccctctctgagagTGTACCTATGCTTAAATAAACTTTGCTTTGTGCTTAAGCTTAACATGGTAGTTTGCGATCCTTTGCTTACTATCATGGAACCAAGATAGCTGGTCCAGGCCTTCCACTGACCTCCTCGGTTGAAGCTATTTTCTTACAAAGCATGTCCACATGGTGACAGACCTAAGTCTAAATTTTGATAAAAGGTTGAATTAAGGTGAGAATATCATATGGGAGGAAAAGACTGTAGGAAAAATAGTAGATGTAGGAGATATGTTTGTGAAAGTGCACATTCATGGCAATATAGCCAAATAAACTCACATGCCCACGTTCCCActaaaactgtataaaattatGACCAACAAGCAGAGAATACCCATTATTTTAAAGCCCTCATGGGGCATTAAGACATATTTACCATGTGAATCCTTCAGTGAATCTTGTGTTACTGCTAAGCGATAGAAAGCGGTGTCATAAGGGAATTTTGTGTAAGACTCAAAGCTCCCTTTCTATGTGGTTCAGGCTGGACTTGAAGCTTCAGGGGCCTGGGAGGATGGGGCAGGAAAGGCAAGGCACACTCAGAAAAGAGAATACATACATAACACACTAGGGATATCTGAAGAGGCTGCTCAAGACCTGGCTCAGCCCAAGGGTTTGACCCCTAGTCCTACTCTTCACCCTACAGCCCTTTAGGGTCAGGACCTTGGCTCACCCTAACCCATTCTTAGCTTCCGGGTATAGAATGAGTGCACATGTCTGAACGTTAATGTTCTCTcaaaatttacatgttgaaatcctacctCTTAAAGATAGGAGGCGGGGCCGTGCAAAAGTGCTTATGAgcatgggattagtgccttataaaagagactccagagatatctccagcctcctcccatcatatgaggatacagagaggaggctccagctgtgaaccaggaagagagctctcactacGGGGTGGCCACACTGGTGACTcgatcttgggcttcccagcctccagaactgtgagaataaatgtctgttgtctttactctacccagtctatggtatattgttatagcagccctaatgGACTAAGACCACATACTGCAAAATTTATCTGGAGCGTGGGGACTGTCTTATCATTGCAAACTAAGAAGCTGGGTTGAGACAacatatgaaagattttttttaagtagaaaattatGGATTATTGGATTTGAAAGTACTAGATTGGTTGAGGAACAtgagtacgtgtgtgtgtgcgtgtttgcaGTGTGTCCCAAAAGTTTTTGTGCAGTTTAAAGATTTACTAACTCCAGAATTATAAACACTACAAACTTACAGAAACATCATTTGAAGGTTTAACTGTTACCAGATGCAAGTctgtgtgcctgatgcacagtgagggtAAATActgaaacatcagagtttggagcagagaaaggtttacacAGTGCCATGCAAGAAGACATGTGGCTCATGCCCaggaaaaaccccaaactccctgaaggctttcagcaaagcctttttaaaggcaaggtgagggaggggcatggctAATTGCTGCAAATATCTTGGTGTTGGATCCTTTGTTCTAGCAGCTGGCCAGATGGGTCAGAGCCTGGTCAGGTCAcgtgttcctgtaaacctccaacaaaacaattattattctctgttctgcaactttttatctccatGAATGGGCTCTTAAAAGGCAGAGCCTTAGAAATAgtctatcctgtatatttcaggctctaggcaacattGTTTTACAAAAAGTGCAGAGCCAGCCTGGGTCACAGGGATGGACAGAGTTAGCTCGAGCAACAAAGCataaagattaaagtaaaaaagatctaatgtggagtcagatttgttcttccctattacataactatttataattctttcatacttatgaattttgaaaaataaattattttttgtgtgtagttCCCTCTGATAGAAAATGAGGTAAAACATACACTATTCAAAATTCACAAAACTAAATAAGTGTAAAAGAAATTCAAGTTCTATCCCTGGGTTTACACAAGACACAAACATGATGTGGGAAAGTTGGAGCTGAGGACAAAGGAAATCCTGAGTAAAAATGTCTGTGAAACAGCCAGTCTTCCAGGGTCAGCTTAAGATGTTCAAGAGTTATCAAATTGGTGGGCCTCAAGTAAAGGTCTCTAATGGATGAAGGAACCAGGTTCCAGATGGAATGAACAGAAAATTGGCTAAGGTCTCTCTGACAGGATGAGAGTAGTTGGAAGGAGGGATCTGGAAGCCCCAGGAGGGTGCAGGTGTCTGTGggtctggatgggaaggaggggcagtGATTCAGCCTATTTCtcttattgcccctcccccacactcaggagccctttgtgacaaggccacagctctgtgatgcaggcctggggttctgccatcaagtgaactcccagtgctctgttgcctgagggcagcaatgcagttcagaagatggagaatctcttttctttgaaaaacattgttgctatctggctgagatccagcccaacttcctgggtgattgatatcatccttgggttcctgtgtggactggggcTCTACCTAATGTTACTCCCCTGCTTCCAGAGTAATCCATTCTTAGCACCACCTAGGAAACACAGAAACAGCAGGAAGGTAAGAAACCTTTGGCTTAATCCCAGCAGagattatctctttttttcttattcttatttccaCTTTTCTAAACCACCTAGAGAGACTCCTGAGATGGGAACTCTCAGAAAAGTATAGAACATCATCCTTCTAGGGAAAAGCCAGGCCAGAGAGGGGTTAGAGTGGGCATGAGGATTTCTAGCCTAAGATCATAGACCAGGAGTTCAGGTATGGTAGAGGGCTCCAGGGCAAGTCCCAAATGCAGTGACTAATAATGGTCAAGGACTGGATTACTAAAAGTTCAATCTCTGCAGGAAGGCTGACCCCTGAGCCCTGGTTCACCAGCCACCTACCCACAGTGGGTGTCACAAGTGAGACCTTCCTCTGTGTTGGGGCTGAGCCCCTGAGAGCctgagagaagaggctggagtGGAGGTCTGGCCTTGGGAAGCAGAATCCTATCTGACAAAGCTCACGTGGGCATTTAGGTCTGAGAACGTGTGTGTTTCTTGATTAGAGGAACAGTGACAGAAGAAATCTATGGtgattaaaacttaaaaagtccttcttgggcttccctggtggtgcagtggttgagagtccccctgccaatgcaggggacgcgggttcgtgccccggtccgggaagatcccacgtgccacggagcggctgggcctgtgagccatggccgctgggcctgtgcgtccagagcctgtgctccgcaacgggagaggccacaacagtgagaggcctgcgtaccgcaaaaaaaaaaccaaaacaaacaaacaaaaaaacaaaccttctTTGCactcttcaaagaagaaaaactgaaaatactgttatccactttaaaaataagtaaaaggggaaaaaaccccacagagtTTTAGTTAAATGTAGAAAGTCATGTTGTTCATGAACACAGCTTGCCTAGATAGAGGACAGTGAGAGTTGGGTGTTCGCCCCTCACTTTTTCTTATCTCAGCATCAAGTAAagctgaaggggaggagcaggagtaggaagaaaagtGGATCTTTGAAAGGTAAGCCTTTGCCATTCAGCCCTGCGCGACCCGTGAGTTAGCTTCCATCTCTCCTAATCCTGAGGGCCCAGCTTCACGGTCTCTGAGGATGCCAGTGGCAGAGCTTATTCCTCAGGAAACAGAGCCTGAGCCTAATTAACAGAGCCTAATTAACGTGGAAGCACTTTGCAAAGGACAAACCCTTTTCAAGTGAGACTTACCATCACTGTCAGGGACATGTGGCCTTGGACACTGATACTTGGGCTCCAGAGTCTAATCCTCCAAAGATTTCCCTTAAAGGGCCATTGCACTCAGCCTCCTGAAAGACTCTTAGGCCTTTGCCTTCACCACCATGACCCAGTCTCCTGATTTCCAGCCTGCAGAGattgcctggaagaactggaggggaCTCACAACCTGGTTTCACTTCTGCAAAGGTAAAGaatctttccccttctctcctgggtTGTCCTTCCTCCCAGAGCCTGTAATGtgaccccagccctgggagggggagCCATGGGAGGGCGTGGCTAAGGCCCTAGGGTGAGGGAGAGCAGGAGCTTTATGAAGTctgtgggggcagaggagggttcTTGGGCGGCAGGTGCCCACCCCTGCCTGTCCTGTCCAGCCATCCTGGCCCCATCTGCTCTCCTACagctgcctggggaggcttcctggcaagggcaactttcatcagctctcatgtcaagaccctcctggtgagacgtgcaaagcagtgcctgctggagcctgtggaaGATACTGCTTGAAGGGTTGGGAACCCTGCATGAACACCTCCTGTAGGGTTTCCTTCCTTGATCCAGACACTCGAGAGGTGCTGGAAGCACATATTATAAGGTTTTGGGTAAAGCACAGGTGGACCCTCCCCCTCAAGGTCCTCAAGCCCATAAATCTCTTGAAGCTGAAAAAGCTCCAACCCTCCACCGTTCTGCAGTTTGCCTCTTCCCCTTCAGCCACCTGTGTGTCTGGGTCCCACTCAACAGTCCAGTTTGCTGAGTTCCTGGAGAAACCTCCTCAGGctcattcaggagagaaggtgaTAACAGAAGAGTCAGTTCCTACCCTGAAgaggcctctccttgtcccctcaACTGTGTGTAAGGAAATCCAGAGTGCCCTGGGAGCGATTCCATCTGGTGACTACCATGGGCCCTCAAAGGCTTCTCTGACTGGACAGGAGGGCAGGCCACCTTCTCAGTCCCTCACACTCAGCCTTGtgggcagaacctggaagagtgagactgtggaatgggtcaagagggacagcctagagccaggtccaagttcagcaatggtcaggaatgagccaagagaggagagtggtggtcaggcctcacgagacccctgccatagggtaacagtgatggaggtgaacttaggatcccaatctttgagaggtgaagaggccagggaggctgtggaggccaaggagtctcctgctcttcaaccacagtctagtgttatcttggaaaccaaagtgttgacaaaatcccaaaccacaaatgTACATATGAGGAGTTTAGAGGTGCCAGGGGCCAGTAGAAGTTTCCTACTACCTAGACTGTCTGTTTTCCAACATCCAGGTGAACCATGCCTTAACATGGAGGTTGCTAGTGAGTTTAACTCCAAAGTAAAGGTACAGTCAGACAACCAGCTTcaggactttcccaaacacaggttccttgctgcagacaacttggcttctcaggtgcctcagtgccatccccagagagtccccACCAGAGACAGGTTAGCTTCCCAGGAGCCAAGTGGCCTTATGGAAGCCCAAAGGAGCCAcctagggcagcaggagcccaaaacttcaaaactccaagactcatggaagagccagagcaagatgATTGCCCCTACTTACAAAAGAGAGGACTGTAGGAGGCATAAACCAGGAGAGCATGAAGAAAGGTTTAAAGAATTAGGGACCTCTCAAGCTGGAAGTATGAGCCgccctgcccaggtcaggggaataacagactctattgggagcagatgtctccagctcATGCCAGAGAAGAAACATAGCTCTCCAGAAagcctcttcagaaaaaggatgaggctatttttaaagtggattttccccaAGAAAAAAGTCAATGGTCGAGATGCTCTGCAAAAATTCAAGCCCACATCAGCCACTGCCCGGAGTCACGGATCCGTCAAAAGCAGATCAACCTTGAAGAGTGAGACTGCTGAGGGTCAGGCACGTATGGCAGCTGTTGGACAGATCCTAGAAGAAACAAGAGCGATTCACCATGGACTTCACGCCACAAAGTTAAATGGACACAGACTGGAGTTCCAAGTCCCAGTATGTGGGGGTTTCGGCTGCCATAGGCTTACCTCCTACCCAGAGCAAGGGAGAATGATGGGTTCTACAGCCTGCAGTCATGAAGCCACCTCCAAGGGCCAGAGTTGTCCTAtcagggaaagggaagtcagacaccaaCATAGTTTGAAAAGTGTAAGGTTCGAcgatgagcagctgggcctaaggtgcctcccatccttgccccccAAGAAGGGTTTGTTTCCAGTTAGTACCTGCCAGTATGGGCCAAGGATTCCAGGTGCCCCAGCCCGCCATCAACACtgtccaaggcattgtcatctttggggaggtgtcttgcctggtcgacagtaaaatccttctttagtcttccctttagtaggaagacatgtctccaagtaaaaattcagtccatgtagagaaaatgattttctcattagcacatccaagatatttaatgttccccaatacatatatatatatatatatatatttttttttctaataaaagcatagtGTAATGGCTGCTATCTGTGCTGTGCACTTTGTCTTCtagaagggaggggcatggagggagGTTGACAGTAGCATCACAAGCTTGCTCCTTGTCTCGTGTCCCTTCATTGCACCTTATGATACTGTCATTACacaaaccaaaattactctaacaATGAGATGGGAAAAACCTATGAAACCCACACCCAAGGATCTGGTTCAACcagtctttctccttcttctatgCTACTTTGAACTTTATGCAACTGTAGTGGATAGGTTTACACGATAGGGCCAGACATTGCAATTCAGGCTCCAGGAAGTATCAGAGCCAAGTGGATGGAAGTTTGGGGGGAATAGAGTATGGGCTCTGAGTTCAGAAACAGGAGAAATCTTGCCCCTGGATCTCTTGGTAGGGAATATATAACATCTGCTCTTAagagttccttctctctctgatgaGGGCTGGGATTGAGATATGCCCTATGAACCCCTTTTAGCTTAGGCATAATAAAATGTACAGCatcaccctcccccacctctgtttTTCCTAGACTTTAGAGCAGCAGCAAGGATGGCATTTCCAGCTCTGTGTGTGTAGGTGGGGGGAGTATCAGGGAGGCTGCTGATGGCTGTGTTGAGTCCAGTCCCATATAAGTGAATGGCTATGTTCATGGGTCACCTACCTTCCACTCTATGTTAACCCCAGAGAAGGAGTTTTGGATGAATGGAATAGGGGTGTGACTGTGGGTAGTAACTATCTGATGGTCAAACACTGTGAATTTAGGGTGGGATGTAGGTGTAGAAAAATCACTGGATCCAAGGAAGGAGGCAAAGTGGTACCAGATTCCCATAAATGTGCAGTTCTGAAAGAGCAGCCCCCTGACATACAACTACCATCTAAAGGCCTAAAGGGGAGGAAAAGTTAAGGGTCCAGTAGCTCATCATGGCCCCACCCCAGGGTCTCTACCCTATTCCAACTCTAagatcacagacctagagaaaccACCTTTAGGTCAAAACAGAAGGTCAAACTTATAGAAGTAAAGCAAATCAGGGAAGGTTAATCTCTTAATACTATATTTAAGAAGCTTACACGTCATCACCTCTTGACTTTTAGAAAGGATAACTTAACAATAGGTGTAAAAGCCAGGACTAGGGAACTTGGGATGTGACTCCTAGTCTGGTGACCTTCACATAAACACATGGCCCAAGGACTGCtccaggggagaggtggggactgGCCTGTGATTGTGTAGTAAGCCTTGCCTGTCTCCCAGTCCTTGATCACCCCAG is a window encoding:
- the LOC132492149 gene encoding putative spermatogenesis-associated protein 31C1 isoform X1, which produces MLEVALPSASTSSSAVTAEAYQGLGILHLTLHVGSSLPLAKRMKNRRHNVKMMENIKLTEVYWRVLSSYPCSRKATDVCYREMHQVKLKGRSRSRKKSGSLKACRDCLEELEGTHNLVSLLQSCLGRLPGKGNFHQLSCQDPPGETCKAVPAGACGRYCLKGWEPCMNTSCRVSFLDPDTREVLEAHIIRFWVKHRWTLPLKVLKPINLLKLKKLQPSTVLQFASSPSATCVSGSHSTVQFAEFLEKPPQAHSGEKVITEESVPTLKRPLLVPSTVCKEIQSALGAIPSGDYHGPSKASLTGQEGRPPSQSLTLSLVGRTWKSETVEWVKRDSLEPGPSSAMVRNEPREESGGQASRDPCHRVTVMEVNLGSQSLRGEEAREAVEAKESPALQPQSSVILETKVLTKSQTTNVHMRSLEVPGASRSFLLPRLSVFQHPGEPCLNMEVASEFNSKVKVQSDNQLQDFPKHRFLAADNLASQVPQCHPQRVPTRDRLASQEPSGLMEAQRSHLGQQEPKTSKLQDSWKSQSKMIAPTYKREDCRRHKPGEHEERFKELGTSQAGSMSRPAQVRGITDSIGSRCLQLMPEKKHSSPESLFRKRMRLFLKWIFPKKKVNGRDALQKFKPTSATARSHGSVKSRSTLKSETAEGQARMAAVGQILEETRAIHHGLHATKLNGHRLEFQVPVCGGFGCHRLTSYPEQGRMMGSTACSHEATSKGQSCPIREREVRHQHSLKSVRFDDEQLGLRCLPSLPPKKGLFPVSTCQYGPRIPGAPARHQHCPRHCHLWGGVLPGRQ
- the LOC132492149 gene encoding spermatogenesis-associated protein 31A6-like isoform X4, producing the protein MLEVALPSASTSSSAVTAEAYQGLGILHLTLHVGSSLPLAKRMKNRRHNVKMMENIKLTEVYWRVLSSYPCSRKATDVCYREMPAEIAWKNWRGLTTWFHFCKATCVSGSHSTVQFAEFLEKPPQAHSGEKVITEESVPTLKRPLLVPSTVCKEIQSALGAIPSGDYHGPSKASLTGQEGRPPSQSLTLSLVGRTWKSETVEWVKRDSLEPGPSSAMVRNEPREESGGQASRDPCHRVTVMEVNLGSQSLRGEEAREAVEAKESPALQPQSSVILETKVLTKSQTTNVHMRSLEVPGASRSFLLPRLSVFQHPGEPCLNMEVASEFNSKVKVQSDNQLQDFPKHRFLAADNLASQVPQCHPQRVPTRDRLASQEPSGLMEAQRSHLGQQEPKTSKLQDSWKSQSKMIAPTYKREDCRRHKPGEHEERFKELGTSQAGSMSRPAQVRGITDSIGSRCLQLMPEKKHSSPESLFRKRMRLFLKWIFPKKKVNGRDALQKFKPTSATARSHGSVKSRSTLKSETAEGQARMAAVGQILEETRAIHHGLHATKLNGHRLEFQVPVCGGFGCHRLTSYPEQGRMMGSTACSHEATSKGQSCPIREREVRHQHSLKSVRFDDEQLGLRCLPSLPPKKGLFPVSTCQYGPRIPGAPARHQHCPRHCHLWGGVLPGRQ
- the LOC132492149 gene encoding putative spermatogenesis-associated protein 31C1 isoform X2, with translation MRMKNRRHNVKMMENIKLTEVYWRVLSSYPCSRKATDVCYREMHQVKLKGRSRSRKKSGSLKACRDCLEELEGTHNLVSLLQSCLGRLPGKGNFHQLSCQDPPGETCKAVPAGACGRYCLKGWEPCMNTSCRVSFLDPDTREVLEAHIIRFWVKHRWTLPLKVLKPINLLKLKKLQPSTVLQFASSPSATCVSGSHSTVQFAEFLEKPPQAHSGEKVITEESVPTLKRPLLVPSTVCKEIQSALGAIPSGDYHGPSKASLTGQEGRPPSQSLTLSLVGRTWKSETVEWVKRDSLEPGPSSAMVRNEPREESGGQASRDPCHRVTVMEVNLGSQSLRGEEAREAVEAKESPALQPQSSVILETKVLTKSQTTNVHMRSLEVPGASRSFLLPRLSVFQHPGEPCLNMEVASEFNSKVKVQSDNQLQDFPKHRFLAADNLASQVPQCHPQRVPTRDRLASQEPSGLMEAQRSHLGQQEPKTSKLQDSWKSQSKMIAPTYKREDCRRHKPGEHEERFKELGTSQAGSMSRPAQVRGITDSIGSRCLQLMPEKKHSSPESLFRKRMRLFLKWIFPKKKVNGRDALQKFKPTSATARSHGSVKSRSTLKSETAEGQARMAAVGQILEETRAIHHGLHATKLNGHRLEFQVPVCGGFGCHRLTSYPEQGRMMGSTACSHEATSKGQSCPIREREVRHQHSLKSVRFDDEQLGLRCLPSLPPKKGLFPVSTCQYGPRIPGAPARHQHCPRHCHLWGGVLPGRQ
- the LOC132492149 gene encoding putative spermatogenesis-associated protein 31C1 isoform X3; the protein is MKNRRHNVKMMENIKLTEVYWRVLSSYPCSRKATDVCYREMHQVKLKGRSRSRKKSGSLKACRDCLEELEGTHNLVSLLQSCLGRLPGKGNFHQLSCQDPPGETCKAVPAGACGRYCLKGWEPCMNTSCRVSFLDPDTREVLEAHIIRFWVKHRWTLPLKVLKPINLLKLKKLQPSTVLQFASSPSATCVSGSHSTVQFAEFLEKPPQAHSGEKVITEESVPTLKRPLLVPSTVCKEIQSALGAIPSGDYHGPSKASLTGQEGRPPSQSLTLSLVGRTWKSETVEWVKRDSLEPGPSSAMVRNEPREESGGQASRDPCHRVTVMEVNLGSQSLRGEEAREAVEAKESPALQPQSSVILETKVLTKSQTTNVHMRSLEVPGASRSFLLPRLSVFQHPGEPCLNMEVASEFNSKVKVQSDNQLQDFPKHRFLAADNLASQVPQCHPQRVPTRDRLASQEPSGLMEAQRSHLGQQEPKTSKLQDSWKSQSKMIAPTYKREDCRRHKPGEHEERFKELGTSQAGSMSRPAQVRGITDSIGSRCLQLMPEKKHSSPESLFRKRMRLFLKWIFPKKKVNGRDALQKFKPTSATARSHGSVKSRSTLKSETAEGQARMAAVGQILEETRAIHHGLHATKLNGHRLEFQVPVCGGFGCHRLTSYPEQGRMMGSTACSHEATSKGQSCPIREREVRHQHSLKSVRFDDEQLGLRCLPSLPPKKGLFPVSTCQYGPRIPGAPARHQHCPRHCHLWGGVLPGRQ